The Nesterenkonia xinjiangensis genome contains a region encoding:
- the ribB gene encoding 3,4-dihydroxy-2-butanone-4-phosphate synthase — MFTGIVTGLGRVVSRRPDPARGVERLSFEAPGHVEGLALGGSIAVNGVCVSATAIEGETVSVDLIVETLKRTTMGQLDVGARVNLERCLPSGARLDGHVVQGHVDGMGSLLERDVNEGRHRFAVGRDLAPFIAEKGSIAVDGVSLTVTAVSDAGASEAWFEVGLIPTTLVETTLGALPDGGQVNLEVDVLAKYTRRMLDLDAVAEAAEVAEVAEHDDPGAPEVPVPAVRRPDTPAPVLDPIEVALNQLAKGRPVVVVDDADRENEGDIIFPAAAATEELMAFTVRHSSGVICVPMSRERAEHLRLPPMVEANQDPKGTAYTISCDAGSGVSTGISAADRARTAALLADAAAEPHDLTRPGHLFPLIADDAGVLGRDGHTEAAVDLCRLSGHPEVGVIAELVHDDGRMMRLPALREFSDDHQLALISIADLIAYRGGEPRPEAVMDAVQASWERPEEESSALVTPGPVVTLPTVHGIFAAQVWTEHATGHEHLLISARSRPASETGAAEDRPLIRMHSECVTGDVLGSHRCDCGTQLASALESIQRDGGHLLYLRGHEGRGIGLANKLRAYSLQEQGADTVEANEMLGLAAELRDYTGAAAILHSCGITRLTLLTNNPDKVESLLKAGLDVQQVPSNGVVHEENRRYLRTKRDRMRHLLDHLGLEDREARGAWTGEDPGAAEEQIADHEEPAERSRPLDEQGER; from the coding sequence ATGTTCACCGGAATCGTGACAGGCCTCGGCCGGGTGGTCTCCCGGCGGCCGGACCCGGCCCGCGGGGTCGAACGACTGAGCTTCGAGGCGCCCGGACACGTCGAGGGCCTCGCCCTGGGCGGGTCCATCGCCGTCAACGGCGTGTGCGTGAGCGCCACCGCCATCGAGGGTGAGACCGTCAGCGTGGACCTCATCGTCGAGACCCTCAAACGCACCACCATGGGACAGCTCGACGTCGGGGCCCGGGTCAATCTGGAGCGTTGCCTCCCCTCGGGCGCCCGCCTGGACGGACACGTGGTCCAGGGCCACGTGGACGGCATGGGGTCGCTGCTGGAGCGGGACGTCAACGAGGGCCGGCACCGCTTCGCGGTGGGCCGGGATCTGGCCCCGTTCATCGCAGAGAAGGGCTCGATCGCCGTCGACGGCGTGTCGCTGACCGTCACGGCGGTGTCGGACGCGGGCGCGTCCGAGGCATGGTTCGAGGTGGGGCTGATCCCCACCACGTTGGTCGAGACCACGCTGGGCGCGCTGCCCGACGGCGGACAGGTCAACCTCGAGGTGGACGTGCTGGCCAAGTACACCCGCCGGATGCTCGACCTCGACGCTGTCGCTGAGGCCGCTGAGGTCGCTGAGGTCGCTGAGCACGATGACCCGGGCGCCCCCGAGGTTCCGGTGCCGGCCGTCCGGCGGCCGGACACTCCGGCTCCGGTGCTCGACCCGATCGAGGTCGCGCTGAACCAGCTGGCCAAGGGGCGACCCGTCGTCGTCGTCGACGATGCCGACCGCGAGAACGAGGGTGACATCATCTTCCCGGCGGCCGCGGCCACCGAAGAGCTCATGGCGTTCACCGTGCGGCACTCCTCCGGGGTGATCTGCGTGCCGATGAGCCGGGAGCGCGCCGAGCACCTGCGTCTGCCCCCGATGGTGGAGGCCAACCAGGACCCGAAGGGCACCGCCTACACGATCAGCTGCGACGCCGGCTCCGGGGTGAGCACGGGCATCAGCGCCGCAGACCGGGCGCGTACCGCCGCCCTGCTGGCCGACGCCGCCGCCGAGCCGCACGACCTCACCCGGCCCGGCCACCTGTTCCCGCTGATCGCCGACGACGCCGGCGTGCTGGGGCGGGACGGCCACACCGAGGCCGCCGTGGATCTCTGCCGGCTCTCCGGACACCCGGAGGTCGGGGTCATCGCCGAGCTCGTCCATGACGACGGCCGGATGATGCGGCTCCCGGCGCTGCGCGAATTCTCCGACGACCACCAGCTGGCGCTGATCTCCATCGCCGACCTCATCGCGTATCGCGGGGGAGAGCCTCGCCCGGAAGCCGTCATGGACGCCGTGCAGGCCTCCTGGGAGCGCCCCGAGGAGGAGTCCAGCGCATTGGTCACTCCGGGTCCGGTGGTGACGCTGCCCACCGTGCACGGGATCTTCGCCGCCCAGGTGTGGACCGAGCACGCCACAGGCCACGAGCACCTGCTCATCTCCGCCCGGTCCCGGCCCGCCTCGGAGACCGGTGCCGCGGAGGACCGACCGCTGATCCGCATGCATTCCGAGTGCGTGACCGGAGACGTGCTGGGCTCCCACCGCTGCGACTGCGGCACCCAGCTGGCCTCGGCCCTGGAGTCCATCCAGCGCGACGGCGGCCACCTCCTCTACCTGCGCGGTCACGAGGGACGCGGCATCGGGCTGGCCAACAAGCTGCGCGCCTACAGCCTCCAGGAGCAGGGCGCGGACACGGTGGAGGCCAACGAGATGCTCGGCCTTGCCGCGGAGCTGCGTGACTACACCGGCGCCGCGGCGATCCTGCACAGCTGCGGGATCACCCGGCTGACCTTGCTGACGAACAACCCGGACAAGGTGGAGTCCCTGCTGAAGGCGGGGCTCGACGTCCAGCAGGTCCCCTCCAACGGGGTGGTGCACGAGGAGAACCGGAGGTACCTGCGCACCAAGCGGGACCGGATGCGCCACCTGCTGGACCATCTCGGCCTGGAGGACCGCGAGGCCCGTGGGGCCTGGACAGGAGAGGATCCGGGGGCCGCGGAGGAGCAGATCGCCGACCATGAGGAGCCTGCGGAGCGTTCGCGCCCGCTCGACGAACAAGGAGAGAGATGA
- the ribH gene encoding 6,7-dimethyl-8-ribityllumazine synthase yields MSSTGTPEIDTAELESLRAAAEKPLRVAVVASRWHTQVMDGLIAGSRRFLTQIGVEDITLVRAPGSFELPVLSAAAASEHDAVVALGVVIRGGTPHFDYVCQAATDGLLRVALDTGVPVGFGLLTCDDEQQALERAGLEGSQEDKGFEAAHAAVSAAVEAARLAS; encoded by the coding sequence ATGAGCAGCACCGGAACCCCTGAGATCGACACCGCCGAGCTGGAGAGTCTGCGCGCCGCCGCCGAGAAGCCGCTGCGTGTAGCAGTGGTGGCCTCACGCTGGCACACCCAGGTCATGGACGGCCTGATCGCCGGATCCCGCCGCTTCCTGACGCAGATCGGAGTGGAGGACATCACCCTGGTCCGAGCCCCGGGCAGCTTCGAGCTGCCGGTGCTCAGCGCCGCGGCGGCCTCCGAACACGATGCCGTCGTCGCGCTGGGAGTGGTCATCCGCGGGGGGACCCCGCACTTCGACTACGTCTGCCAGGCCGCCACAGATGGCCTGCTGCGGGTCGCCCTGGACACCGGTGTGCCTGTCGGCTTCGGCCTGCTGACCTGCGATGACGAGCAGCAGGCCCTGGAACGCGCAGGTCTGGAGGGCTCCCAGGAGGACAAGGGCTTCGAAGCGGCGCACGCCGCGGTCTCCGCCGCCGTCGAGGCGGCCCGGCTCGCCTCATGA
- a CDS encoding phosphoribosyl-ATP diphosphatase, whose protein sequence is MKNFDQLYAELAEKATSRPEGSGTVAALDAGVHSIGKKIVEEAAEVWMASEHESDEAAAEEISQLLYHLQVMMLAKGLSLEDVYRHL, encoded by the coding sequence GTGAAGAACTTCGACCAGCTCTACGCCGAACTCGCCGAGAAGGCGACCAGCCGCCCGGAGGGGTCCGGCACGGTGGCCGCGCTCGACGCCGGCGTCCACAGCATCGGCAAGAAGATCGTCGAGGAGGCCGCAGAGGTGTGGATGGCCTCCGAGCACGAGTCCGACGAGGCCGCCGCGGAGGAGATCTCCCAGCTGCTCTACCACCTCCAGGTGATGATGCTCGCCAAGGGCCTCAGCCTGGAGGATGTCTACCGACATCTGTGA
- the hisG gene encoding ATP phosphoribosyltransferase, giving the protein MLRVAVPNKGALSEAAMAMLSEAGYVQRRDKRELVMIDEENDVEFFYLRPRDIAVYVGSGTLDVGMTGRDLFQDARVDHGAEEIMGLGFGGSTFRLAGPAGRFRSAEDLAGKRIATSYDGLLSRWLEDQDLPDVEVVHLDGAVETAVRLGVADAIADVVETGNTLKAAGMETFGEPIMRSEAIMISRHGERPAGIDRVSRRLQGVLVARQYVMMDYDIRREHLEAASAITPGLESPTISPLADENWVAVRSMVLAKRTNQLMDELYELGARAILVTSIHACRV; this is encoded by the coding sequence ATGCTGCGTGTAGCTGTACCGAACAAGGGCGCCCTCTCCGAGGCAGCCATGGCCATGCTCTCCGAGGCCGGATACGTCCAGCGCCGTGACAAGCGCGAGCTGGTCATGATCGATGAGGAGAACGACGTCGAGTTCTTCTACCTGCGTCCCCGCGACATCGCCGTCTACGTCGGCTCCGGAACCCTCGACGTCGGGATGACCGGCCGCGACCTCTTCCAGGACGCCCGGGTCGACCATGGCGCCGAGGAGATCATGGGGCTGGGATTCGGCGGGTCCACCTTCCGGCTGGCCGGCCCGGCCGGCAGATTCCGTTCTGCCGAGGATCTGGCGGGCAAGCGCATCGCCACCAGCTATGACGGTCTGCTGAGCCGCTGGCTGGAGGACCAGGACCTCCCCGACGTCGAGGTCGTGCACCTCGACGGCGCGGTGGAGACCGCCGTGCGCCTCGGGGTGGCCGACGCGATCGCCGACGTCGTGGAGACCGGCAACACCCTCAAGGCCGCCGGCATGGAGACCTTCGGAGAGCCGATCATGCGCTCCGAGGCGATCATGATCTCTCGCCACGGGGAGCGTCCCGCAGGCATCGACCGGGTGAGCCGGCGTCTGCAGGGCGTCCTGGTGGCCCGCCAGTACGTGATGATGGACTATGACATCCGCCGCGAGCACCTCGAGGCGGCCAGCGCCATCACGCCGGGGCTGGAGTCGCCGACCATCTCGCCGCTGGCCGACGAGAACTGGGTCGCCGTGCGCTCCATGGTGCTCGCCAAGCGGACCAACCAGCTCATGGACGAGCTCTACGAGCTCGGCGCCCGAGCAATCCTGGTCACCTCCATCCACGCCTGCCGGGTCTGA
- the hisF gene encoding imidazole glycerol phosphate synthase subunit HisF, translating to MSLAVRVIPCLDVDAGRVVKGVNFENLRDAGDPVELAHRYNDAGADELTFLDVTASSADRETTYDVVTQTAEEVFIPLTVGGGVRTQEDVAALLRCGADKASINTAAVTRPEVIDEITGRFGSQVLVLSLDARRTEDLGVASGFEVTTHGGRRGTGIDAISWCREAAERGVGEILLNSIDADGTQNGFDVEMIRAVRHVTTVPLIASGGAGRPEHFPAAIDAGADAVLAASMFHFGPVDMIAQVKEAIRAAGHPVR from the coding sequence ATGTCACTGGCCGTGAGAGTGATCCCCTGCCTCGACGTCGACGCCGGCCGGGTGGTCAAGGGCGTGAACTTCGAGAACCTGCGCGACGCCGGAGATCCGGTGGAGCTCGCGCACCGGTACAACGACGCCGGAGCGGACGAGCTGACCTTCCTGGACGTCACGGCCTCGTCCGCGGACCGGGAGACCACCTATGACGTGGTCACCCAGACCGCGGAGGAGGTCTTCATCCCGCTGACCGTCGGCGGCGGGGTCCGCACCCAGGAGGACGTCGCCGCGCTGCTGCGCTGCGGGGCGGACAAGGCCTCCATCAACACCGCTGCGGTGACCCGCCCGGAGGTCATCGACGAGATCACCGGCCGCTTCGGCTCCCAGGTGCTGGTCCTGTCCCTGGACGCCCGGCGCACCGAGGATCTCGGCGTCGCCTCCGGCTTCGAGGTGACCACCCACGGCGGACGCCGGGGGACCGGGATCGATGCGATCTCCTGGTGCCGCGAGGCAGCGGAGCGCGGAGTGGGAGAGATCCTGCTGAACTCCATCGACGCCGACGGCACCCAGAACGGCTTCGACGTCGAGATGATCCGCGCGGTCCGTCACGTGACCACCGTCCCGCTCATCGCCTCAGGGGGAGCCGGCCGCCCGGAGCATTTCCCGGCCGCCATCGACGCCGGCGCCGACGCAGTGCTGGCCGCCTCGATGTTCCACTTCGGCCCGGTCGACATGATCGCCCAGGTCAAGGAAGCCATCCGCGCCGCCGGGCACCCCGTCCGCTGA
- the hisI gene encoding phosphoribosyl-AMP cyclohydrolase produces the protein MTQTPLPAEIREKVTFNDAGLLPAIAQDAASGEVLMLAWMNAEALASTLSSGRATYWSRSRGELWRKGETSGHVQQVRQVSLDCDGDTVLLTVDQTGPACHTGTRTCFSGREVVLEGGHDDQT, from the coding sequence ATGACCCAGACCCCGCTTCCCGCCGAGATCCGCGAGAAGGTCACCTTCAACGATGCCGGGTTGCTGCCGGCCATCGCTCAGGACGCCGCCAGCGGCGAGGTGCTCATGCTGGCCTGGATGAACGCGGAGGCGCTGGCGTCCACGCTGTCCTCGGGCCGGGCGACCTACTGGTCCCGGTCGCGGGGGGAGCTCTGGCGCAAGGGGGAGACCTCCGGGCATGTGCAGCAGGTCCGTCAGGTGTCGTTGGACTGTGACGGGGACACCGTGCTGCTGACCGTGGACCAGACCGGTCCGGCCTGCCACACCGGCACCCGGACCTGCTTCTCCGGGCGCGAGGTCGTCCTGGAGGGAGGACATGATGACCAGACCTGA